The Manihot esculenta cultivar AM560-2 chromosome 11, M.esculenta_v8, whole genome shotgun sequence genome includes a region encoding these proteins:
- the LOC122725174 gene encoding uncharacterized protein At3g28850-like gives MDAGYLDEIQMITCSKKVRLPAVFLGGKYVGGAEEIKEMNESGELSKLIGGLPFVGNNSFCDVCGELRHVLCAQCNGSHKIYSEKHGFTTCTSCNVNGLVKCGLCYPVNRRRMST, from the coding sequence ATGGATGCCGGGTATCTCGACGAGATACAGATGATCACATGTTCTAAAAAGGTTAGGTTACCTGCAGTTTTCTTAGGTGGGAAGTATGTTGGTGGGGCCGAGGAGATCAAGGAGATGAATGAGAGTGGTGAGTTGAGTAAGCTGATTGGTGGGTTACCCTTTGTAGGAAACAATAGTTTCTGTGATGTTTGTGGAGAGCTGAGACATGTTCTTTGCGCACAGTGCAATGGCAGCCATAAGATCTACTCTGAGAAGCATGGGTTTACGACCTGCACATCGTGCAATGTAAACGGTCTGGTTAAGTGCGGCCTATGTTATCCCGTGAACCGGCGGCGAATGTCAACTTAG